In Marmota flaviventris isolate mMarFla1 chromosome 5 unlocalized genomic scaffold, mMarFla1.hap1 SUPER_5_unloc_2, whole genome shotgun sequence, one DNA window encodes the following:
- the LOC139703672 gene encoding olfactory receptor 2W3-like, with the protein MDRTNGSTQSHFVLLGFSDCPHLERVLFVVILIAYLLTLVGNSTIILVSRLDSRLHTPMYFFLTHLSFLDLSFTTSSIPQLLHNLSGRDKTISYVGCMVQLFLFLGLGGVECLLLAVMAYDRFVAVCKPLHYTVIMSSRLCLGLVSVAWGCGMANSLVMSPVTLRLPRCGHNKVDHFLCEMPALIRMACVNTVAIEGTVFVLAVGIVLSPLVFILVSYGHIVRAVFRIQSSSGRHRIFNTCGSHLTVVSLFYGNIIYMYMQPGHSSSQDQGKFLTLFYNMVTPLLNPLIYTLRNKEVKGALRRLLLGNRKGGKE; encoded by the coding sequence ATGGACAGGACCAACGGCAGCACCCAGAGCCACTTCGTCCTCCTGGGTTTCTCTGACTGCCCCCACCTGGAGAGGGTCCTCTTTGTGGTCATCCTGATAGCCTACCTGCTGACCCTGGTGGGCAACAGCACCATCATCCTGGTGTCTCGGCTGGACTCCCGGCTCCacacgcccatgtacttcttcctcaccCACCTGTCCTTCCTGGACCTCAGCTTCACCACCAGCTCCATCCCCCAGCTGCTCCACAACCTGAGTGGCCGTGACAAGACTATCAGCTATGTGGGCTGCATGGTCCAGCTCTTCCTGTTCCTGGGCCTGGGTGGAGTGGAGTGTCTACTGCTGGCCGTCATGGCCTATGACAGGTTTGTGGCTGTCTGCAAGCCCCTGCACTACACGGTGATCATGAGTTCCAGGCTCTGCCTGGGCTTGGTGTCAGTGGCCTGGGGCTGTGGAATGGCCAACTCCTTGGTCATGTCTCCAGTGACCCTACGATTACCCCGCTGCGGGCACAACAAGGTGGACCATTTCCTGTGTGAGATGCCAGCCCTGATCCGCATGGCCTGCGTCAACACAGTGGCCATAGAAGGCACTGTCTTTGTCCTAGCCGTGGGCATCGTGCTGTCTCCCCTGGTCTTCATCTTGGTGTCCTATGGCCACATCGTCAGGGCTGTGTTCAGAATCCAGTCGTCCTCAGGAAGACACAGAATCTTCAAcacctgtggctcccacctcACAGTTGTCTCCCTGTTCTACGGGAACATCATCTACATGTACATGCAGCCAGGACACAGCTCCTCCCAGGACCAGGGCAAGTTCCTCACCCTCTTCTACAACATGGTCACCCCCCTCCTGAACCCCCTGATCTACACCCTCAGAAACAAGGAGGTGAAGGGGGCACTGAGAAGGCTGCTGCTGGGGAACAGAAAGGGGGGTAAGGAGTGA